DNA from Pelobacter propionicus DSM 2379:
CGCCCAGGATGAAGACGCAAAAAATCCAGTCAGCCGTGCTGAAACCAAACATGAACAAACTCCTCTCGAATCCTATGCTCGCTCGCAGGTCTTCCCGCAACAACGAAAAACAGCGGCCATCAGGCCGCAGCTTTGCCGTGGGGCAGAAACGCCACGGCAGTGTGCACTATTTTCCTGAATTCGTCCATGAAGAATGCGTGCTTCACGCCCCTGGAGAGAACGCACAGGCACACCGGGGCCCTCGGCCACAAACGACTGAAAAGCCCCGGTTTGACCGCCGGTTCGCTATGGTGGACAGTGGGCGCACATGGAGGTGAAGAGGTTGGTGCTCAGGTAGCGGTCTCCCCGGTCGGGAAGGATGACCACGATCACACCGGATTCCAGCTCCCCGGCCAGACGGAGGGCACCGGACATGGCGGCTCCACCGGACATGCCGCAGAAGACCCCCTCGTGGCTGGCCAGCAGGCGGGCAGTCTCAAAGGCGGGATCGTCTTCAATGACGATCTTGCGGTCAAGGGCATTCTCGTTATAAATGGGAGGAACGATGGCCTCCTGCATGTTTTTCAGTCCCTGGATCCTGTGCCCCGGCATCGGTTCGATACCGATAACCTTCACGTTCGGGCTTACCTCACGGAAATAGCGTGCAATCCCCATCAACGTGCCGCCGGTGCCCATGCCGGCAACCACGTGGGTGACGCCCCCTTCGGTCTGGCTCATGATTTCCGGTGCGGTTGTCTCGTAGTGCGCCAGGGCGTTGTGGGGGTTGGCGTACTGGTTGGGCATGAAATAGGTCTCAGGCGCATCGTCGTGAATCTTGTGGGCCAGGCGTATGGCGCCGTCGGTAGCCTCGCATCCGGGTGAGAGGACGATCTCCGCGCCATAGGCCTCCAGAACACCCCGGCGTTCAACGCTGACGCAGGCGGGCATAACCAGCTTGATACGGTAGCCCCGGGCGGCGGCGATCATGGCCAGGGCAATGCCGGTGTTGCCCGAGGTGGGCTCCAGGATGATTTTTTCGCGTGTCAGCTCACCACTCGCCTCGGCTGCCAGGATCATCTGGCGCGCCGGACGGTCCTTTACCGAACCTCCGGGGTTGTTGCCCTCAAGCTTGGCCAGAATGGTAACCTTCGGGTTGGGGTTGATGCTGATGATTTCAACCATCGGCGTCGAACCGATGGCGTTGATGAGACTCTGACCCTTCATATCTGTTCCTCTGTGTGGTGGGAATGGGGGCAACGACGGCCACGGCCTGTGGCATTGGGGGTGAATATACCCGTTTCCGCGTCAGTTGCGAAAACATTTTAATTTTTTTAATGCGATTGTCCCTTGTTGCGGCCGCGTAACCTATTGTATTGTGTTGTGCCGTGCCGTATGGCGCCGTGCGCGCAATCCACGAATCACCAGGGAGATGACTTGAGTACGCCAAATGCGGCAGTGGAGCTGATCAGGCAGAGCATTGAACGCCATCCCGATAAGGTGGCCTATTTCTGCGGGGAGCGGGCGCTCAGCTATGCCGAGCTCAACCTGGCCAGCCGTCGCTTCGCCCTGCTCCTGCGGGAGCGGGGGATCGTCGCTGGCGAGCGTGTCGTGGTGGCCCTTCCCGATTGTCTCTCCTTTCCGGTTGCCTTTCTGGGGTGCCTGCTGGCAGGGACGGTGGCCGTGGCCGCCGGTTCAGCACTGGCGGATGACGACCTGGCCCACGTGATTGCCGACAGTGGCGCTCGCCTGCTGGTCAGCCACGCCGAGCATGCCTCACGCCATGCCGCCCTGTGTCCCGGACTAGCCCAGGTCGTCTGTGACGATCTCGGCCCGACCCAGGAGGCTCCTTCATGCGTAGATGGCTTCCTCCCCTATCACCCCTCGGCCGAGGATTTCGCCTACATGCTCTACACGTCCGGCTCCACCGGAAGGCCCAAGGGGATTCCCCATCGCCACACGAGCCTGCTTGTGCCCTGCGACCTGATGGGGCGGAGCGTGCTGGGTATCACGGGCGATGACGTCATCTTCTCCACCAGCAAGCTCTCCTTCTGCTACGGCCTGCTCAACAGCCTCTCGTTCGCGCTCCGTTTCGGGGCCACTGCCGTCCTCCTTCCGGGCAAGCCGGATGTCCTCTCCATTCTCCACGTCATAGAACAGCGCAGCCCCTCCATCTTCTTCTCCGTGCCGACCGTATTCCGGCAGATCATCCTCTCCTGCGCAGAACCAAAGCTGAAATTCCCCATGCGGCTCTGCTGCTCGGCCGGCGAGGCGCTCCCCCCGCTCCTGTTCCACGAGTGGCTACGGCTGACCGGCATGGAGATCATCGACGGCATCGGCGCTTCCGAACTCTCCCACCACTTCATCTGCAACCCGCCGGGGCGGGCGGTGGCCGGATCGGCGGGGATGGTGGTGCCCGGCTACCGGGTTCGCCTGGTGGACGACGCTGACAACGACGTTCCTTCCGGGAGCGAGGGCAACCTGCTGGTGAGCGGCGAAACCGGAGCCCCCTTTTACTGGAACCTGCCCGAACTGAGCCGCACGACCATGCGGCCGGACGGCTTCATCCGCACCGGCGACATCTTCCTGGAGAAGGATGGATACTACTTCCATCGCGGCAGGAGCGACGACATGATCAAGGTGGATGCCCAGTGGGTTTCACCGCTTGTGGTGGAGGATGTGCTACGTGGCCACCCCGCGGTGGCTGATTGCGCCGTTGCCGCCGTGACTATCGGCGCCCTGGCCAGGCCGGGGGCCTTTATCGTACCCGCCGCCGGATTCGAGTCTTCTCCCGAGCTGGTACGGGAGTTGAAGGAACTGGTCAGATCGCGCCTGCCGGATCATATGTGCCCGGCCCGCTTCCGTTTCATGACCAACCTGCCGCGCACCTCCACCGGAAAAGTCCGGCGCTGCTGCCTGAGGGAGCAGACACCCTCCCCGACCAAGCCGGAGTGAACGTACACCTTACACAAAGGAGACCAAGATGGATCTGATTGACGAGATGAAAGAGATTCTGCTGAAAGTCGGGGTAGAGGAGAGTGTTGTCAAGGAATTGAGCCAGTATCTGCCGCTTGCCGGCCATGTCCTGGATTCCATGGCCTATACCGAGTTCATGGTTGCCCTGGAAGAGCGTTACGGGATCAAGCTCCTCGATCCGGAGGCAGCCTTCATCAAATCCTTAAGCGATATCAAGAAGGAGATCCTCGAAAAGAGGTCATGATTACGGCAGGGGGGCACGGAGCGCGGCAACCACCCGGTTTCTGCCCCCCTCTTTTGCTTCGTACAGCCGCGTATCAGCCTGCTTGAGCAGTTCCTCAAGCCCGATATCGTCCGGCAGCAGGTCATAACCAGCCACACCGATGCTGATGGTGATCCGGATGGAACGGCCTGCCCCCAGGGCAAGCGCCTTCTCGGCGATGGTGCGGCGAACAGACTCAGCTACCCCGACCGCCGCATGGGGGGGAGTTTCGGGCAGGATCACGACAAACTCCTCGCCTCCATAGCGGGCCAGCAGGTCGGTATTGCGCAGCTTTGTCCGCATGGAATCGGCGACGAGGCGGATGACCTCGTCCCCCTCCGGGTGTCCGTACCTGTCATTGATCTGTTTGAAATGGTCGATATCGACCATGAATGCACTGATGGGATGCTCGTGCCGGCGGCAGAGCTCCAGCAGAACCGGTGCGGCCTCGCTGAAATGAAAGCGGTTGGCGATGCCGGTCAGGGTATCGATGCGTGCCGTATGTTCGATGCTCCGGCGATAGCGGAACAGGCGGCGGTAGAGCCTGT
Protein-coding regions in this window:
- a CDS encoding acyl carrier protein — protein: MDLIDEMKEILLKVGVEESVVKELSQYLPLAGHVLDSMAYTEFMVALEERYGIKLLDPEAAFIKSLSDIKKEILEKRS
- a CDS encoding PLP-dependent cysteine synthase family protein — encoded protein: MKGQSLINAIGSTPMVEIISINPNPKVTILAKLEGNNPGGSVKDRPARQMILAAEASGELTREKIILEPTSGNTGIALAMIAAARGYRIKLVMPACVSVERRGVLEAYGAEIVLSPGCEATDGAIRLAHKIHDDAPETYFMPNQYANPHNALAHYETTAPEIMSQTEGGVTHVVAGMGTGGTLMGIARYFREVSPNVKVIGIEPMPGHRIQGLKNMQEAIVPPIYNENALDRKIVIEDDPAFETARLLASHEGVFCGMSGGAAMSGALRLAGELESGVIVVILPDRGDRYLSTNLFTSMCAHCPP
- a CDS encoding benzoate-CoA ligase family protein, which codes for MSTPNAAVELIRQSIERHPDKVAYFCGERALSYAELNLASRRFALLLRERGIVAGERVVVALPDCLSFPVAFLGCLLAGTVAVAAGSALADDDLAHVIADSGARLLVSHAEHASRHAALCPGLAQVVCDDLGPTQEAPSCVDGFLPYHPSAEDFAYMLYTSGSTGRPKGIPHRHTSLLVPCDLMGRSVLGITGDDVIFSTSKLSFCYGLLNSLSFALRFGATAVLLPGKPDVLSILHVIEQRSPSIFFSVPTVFRQIILSCAEPKLKFPMRLCCSAGEALPPLLFHEWLRLTGMEIIDGIGASELSHHFICNPPGRAVAGSAGMVVPGYRVRLVDDADNDVPSGSEGNLLVSGETGAPFYWNLPELSRTTMRPDGFIRTGDIFLEKDGYYFHRGRSDDMIKVDAQWVSPLVVEDVLRGHPAVADCAVAAVTIGALARPGAFIVPAAGFESSPELVRELKELVRSRLPDHMCPARFRFMTNLPRTSTGKVRRCCLREQTPSPTKPE